A segment of the Paramisgurnus dabryanus chromosome 5, PD_genome_1.1, whole genome shotgun sequence genome:
TTCGCTCAGATCTTGACACAGAAAAGCATAAAGTATGGTTGTGGTAACAGCAGGCGTCGGAGGGGCACACAAAGTCCTTCTGATATCGGGAAAACAAAGCGCTTCGGCCGGTGCGACGCAGAGCGGATTCAGCCGTTCCATATCTGTCATGCTATCGAACCAGGCCTCCTCTGATTCGGACTCCAACAACTCCGGACCACCAATGCGTAAGAGGCAGAGACTCACACATCTGAGCCCAGAAGAGAAAGCACTTCGAAGGTAAGGGGATCTAATATAATCCAGTCCGTGTTAACAGATTTAGTAACGAGTGATTTCACCTGGATGGCCATTAACGTTTTTAccttaagtgttttatttacgCACAAACATTTCGACACGTCATTAAAACAAACGATAGAAATGAACCCAATGACACGTCCATATGGAAAATCTGAATCCAAGCCAAGATCCGTGAGCTTTGCCGGTCAGTTCCTCCCCCTCTGAATCATATATCCACATATGCTTGCGTGGCAGGGCTGTGGCCAGGACTGCGCATGCGCAGATTCCTTCTCAGTTTGACGTGCCAAAATGCTGGACCGTTTAAGATTAAACAAATAAGCATTTACATATGTAAATTCGTAAACctgaaaaaatacatttaaagttTACCTCAGATTTGTTTAGCATGTTTGCAAAGCAGATTTACAAACAACACATAAAAGGCACAGAGACATAAAAACTGTatagaaatgagaaaatgaTGTAAGAGGTGCTGCATATTTCTGCAAAGTCTTTGACAATAggagttgttgttgttttttaccgAAAATGGATTGTTAATAGCAATGCTTTTATTTCTAGGAAACTGAAGAACAGAGTTGCTGCACAGACAGCAAGAGACAGAAAAAAGGCAAAGATGGGAGAGTTGGAGCAGCAGGTCTTGGAGCTGGAGCTCGAGGTACTACGATGATATTGTTGATTATCATCTACCTACCATATCAACttagaatattttttttgaacAAGGATTTTAAGTGCCTTTTCCCCCTCAACAGAATCAGAAACTTGACCTTGAGAACACATTGTTGCGAGAGAAGATGAGTGATCTTCTAAGTGAGAATGAAGAGCTAAGACAGAGACTAGGGTTGGATACCCTGGAAACAAAAGATGAGGTAAACCAGTCTGCTTGTCGCATCAACAGCTCAGTTGGCTAATAAATAGATAAGGACGGTTGATTCCTCACCTAATAATGAATAGAGCAGTGAAAAGTTACATTTTGACATTCactttagtttttaaataaagccTACGGGTGCATCTTCCTAACACTCTCGCTCCCTTTTAGGTTGAGGAGATGGAGTCCAAAGTGAGCGATTTGGGTTTGGTGACCGGGTCTTCTGAGTCCGCAGCACTCAGGCTACGTGTGCCTCCGCAGCAGGTGCAGGCCCAGCAGTTACCAAATCTGAAGACTTCACCATGGATACTCACAGCCCTGACCCTACAGATGATGAGGTGAATATGAGTGTGGATGAAACGTTCCTTGTTTAGGCTAAAACTGAGCTGAATTGGTCAACAACAAATTGTGTTTAATCTAATTTTTCCACATTTCCTTTCTTCTGCAGTCTGATCTCTTGCTTGGTATTCTTGACATCCTGGACCCAGATCTCTTCCTCAAGAATGGGATCCCAGATGCTCAGGAAGCTCAGCAGCCACTGCTGGATGGGGGTGCCGGAGAGCAAATACCTGCCTCCCCGTCTGCATCTTTGGGGACCGCACCAGTTAAGCTGGAAGCCCTTAATGAACTGATCCACTTTGACCACATTTACACGAAACCCGCCGAAGTGGCGTGCGAGGAGAGCATTTGCGAAGTAAAAGACGAGGAGATTACAGACACCATCGCTTTTTCCGCAGACGATGAAGAAATTGAAGTCCAAACGGTTTCCGTTAAAGACGAACCGGAGGAAGTGGTCATCCCAGAGACGGATGAGAATCCGAATGTGGTTGATGACTTCCTGTCTGACGTCTCTTCCTTCAACGACTACGAGAAGGTTTCGTACCTGACAGATGCATACAGTGACTCTGGATGCGAGAGATCTCCATCCCCTTTCAGCAACATCTCATCCCCTCTCTGCCCTGAGAGCTCTTGGGAGGACATGTTTGCTTCCGAACTCTTTCCCCAACTGATCAGTGTCTAAAATAAATTGCGTACAAAAATTCGCTTGCCTTTGCTCTTATCAGTGTATGTGCCACGTGCTTCATAATGATGTACAAAAGAGTATAAATCCCTCTTAGACCAAAGGCGTTGCTTTAGGGCTTCTGTTGTAATACTGCAGGTCTGTATTGTATGGTTTTGAGCGCAAagacttttttattttgtagcgGTTCGAAGTACAATTCAAGAGCAACTCAGTATTTTTGTTGGGGAAAgagaatgggggggggggggtaattgttttaaatggaaaactatttatttgtttatctctctctttcagaGTCTTCTGTATCATAATCTGTCTTTTTCGGACTAATTAATGCTTCATGTACAACCTAATTTTATTGTAAATGCTCTCCTCGATCATATTGCATTAAAAATTTTGCATTGCACAACACGACTCTGTCTGTGACTGTAGGGAGTGGATTTTGAAGGCATGCCAAAGCTTAAGCATCTGCTTCTTTCGACATGTGCAACTTtctttaaagagacactccacttaaaaaaaaaatcggccCATTTTCCATCTCTCCTcgagttaaacaattgattttaccgttttggaatcctttcagatgatctctgggtctggcggtaccaattttagcatagcttagcgtaattcattgaatctgattagctattaaaagttaccaagggactattttcgggtgcAGCTTAATATCGTTAATAAAATATTggaactctttggtcatttatgagcgtgatgctaatggtccaatcggattcaatggattatgctaagcaaTGCTAAAAggtatggcagcaaagtccatGATTATTACgtcggaatgagagtatagttcctagccgcatcggcctagaaaatcgcaacttttaattttccatcgttcttggtacatgatgtaactacagaagtgtcaagtttaaaaaaaataaaatctcgAAACACtctggtcatttttgagtgcgatgctaatggtctaatcagattcaatggattgtgctaagctatgctaaaagtggtaccaccagatccggagatcggctgaatttATACCAAAATGGTTACTGGCATCAGTTTAACTGTAGGGGAGCTGAAAATTAAGCCTATTTTCGAAAAAGgtggactgtccctttaaagtgtACAAGAGCTTCACTATAAACATGTAAAGTTTAAAGGAACAGGAATTGTCTGTATTCGATAAAGTCTGCTCTCCTCGATCTAAATAGATGTGCTTTACACGGAGCGCTTATCCATATTATGGTACTACAGAAATTTATCGGTAGTCCTAGAACCACAATCTCTGGTATTTCTGGTACCAAGTCAAACTGCCCTTGGGACTTTGCCATCtgctttttgtatttttttcaattGGTGATAAGAATTAACGATAAGGTAAACGATTACACAACATTTATCAAGTCAAAACCGCTTTCTATTTGAACTCTCGCTGAGGCACGCAAATAGGGCTTCTGTTTTTACGAGAAATTTCTGTTGCAATATTTCCTGAGTTCCCGTTTCAGTGGAAAGTAGGATGGTTGTGGTGTGATGCATGTGGAGGTTTGCGTCGACAGGATCTTGTAGGATGGTTTACACCTACAGGGCTAATTTAGTCAATGATGGGTGGAGGCCAAATATAGGGGGAGACGTATTAAAACCCTCGGGGGGTTAAATTCCAAGCAACGCCTCTCTTTCAAAATGATACAAGATGCTTCTTTTGAACAAAGACTACAATGTTTAGTGCTGTGACCTTGTTCTGTTTGATACCTTTGAATATCCACCAACAGATAAACATGACGGTAGTTTATGTGGCAGACTTTCTTTTGAAGTCAA
Coding sequences within it:
- the xbp1 gene encoding LOW QUALITY PROTEIN: X-box-binding protein 1 (The sequence of the model RefSeq protein was modified relative to this genomic sequence to represent the inferred CDS: deleted 2 bases in 1 codon), whose translation is MVVVTAGVGGAHKVLLISGKQSASAGATQSGFSRSISVMLSNQASSDSDSNNSGPPMRKRQRLTHLSPEEKALRRKLKNRVAAQTARDRKKAKMGELEQQVLELELENQKLDLENTLLREKMSDLLSENEELRQRLGLDTLETKDEVEEMESKVSDLGLVTGSSERSTQATCASAAGAGPAVTKSEDFTMDTHSPDPTDDESDLLLGILDILDPDLFLKNGIPDAQEAQQPLLDGGAGEQIPASPSASLGTAPVKLEALNELIHFDHIYTKPAEVACEESICEVKDEEITDTIAFSADDEEIEVQTVSVKDEPEEVVIPETDENPNVVDDFLSDVSSFNDYEKVSYLTDAYSDSGCERSPSPFSNISSPLCPESSWEDMFASELFPQLISV